Proteins encoded together in one Bosea sp. (in: a-proteobacteria) window:
- a CDS encoding MBL fold metallo-hydrolase: protein MNRRKLLSFVGLGALLASTGAAWAAISRSRNPYYQGPASDHFDGLVFSDGRPIGKGLIDVLRWQTGKREREAFPLAYEAPPQDEPPPRFDGVRIVHLGHASFLYQAAGLNLIVDPVYSQRASPFSFIGPRRVNAPGIAFAALPPIDAVLITHNHYDHLDIETLARLNARDRPRMIMPLGNDSIVRARIPDARTEAHDWHERLTLSDQVALTLAPSYHWSARGAFDRRMALWCSYLIEAPGAKIFHVGDTGYHDGSLYERIGREQGPFDLAVLPIGAYEPRWFMSDNHMNPGEAVKVMLALRARQALGHHWGTFQLTDEGVERPPEALKAALAAAGLPEERFRPMRPGLSWSA, encoded by the coding sequence ATGAACCGCCGCAAGCTCCTCTCCTTCGTCGGCCTCGGCGCGCTGCTGGCCTCGACCGGCGCGGCCTGGGCGGCGATCTCGCGCTCGCGCAACCCCTATTACCAGGGCCCCGCCAGCGACCATTTCGACGGCCTCGTCTTCAGCGACGGGCGCCCGATCGGCAAGGGCCTGATCGACGTGCTGCGCTGGCAGACCGGCAAGCGCGAGCGCGAAGCCTTCCCCCTCGCCTATGAGGCGCCGCCGCAGGACGAGCCGCCGCCTCGCTTCGACGGCGTCAGGATCGTCCATCTCGGCCACGCCTCCTTCCTCTACCAGGCCGCCGGCCTCAACCTCATCGTCGACCCGGTCTACTCGCAGCGCGCGAGCCCGTTCTCCTTCATCGGCCCAAGGCGCGTGAACGCGCCCGGCATCGCCTTCGCCGCGCTGCCGCCGATCGACGCCGTGCTGATCACGCACAACCATTACGACCACCTCGACATCGAGACGCTGGCCAGGCTCAACGCCCGCGACCGGCCGCGCATGATCATGCCGCTCGGCAACGACTCGATCGTCCGGGCGCGCATCCCCGATGCCCGCACCGAGGCGCATGACTGGCACGAGCGGCTTACCCTGTCGGACCAGGTCGCGCTCACGCTCGCGCCGAGCTACCACTGGTCGGCGCGCGGCGCCTTCGACCGGCGCATGGCGCTGTGGTGCTCCTATCTCATCGAAGCGCCGGGCGCGAAGATCTTCCATGTCGGCGACACCGGCTATCACGACGGCTCGCTCTACGAGCGGATCGGCCGCGAGCAGGGGCCGTTCGATCTCGCCGTGCTGCCGATCGGCGCCTATGAGCCGCGCTGGTTCATGTCGGACAACCACATGAACCCCGGCGAGGCGGTCAAGGTCATGCTGGCGCTCAGGGCGCGGCAGGCGCTCGGCCACCACTGGGGCACCTTCCAGCTCACCGACGAGGGCGTCGAGCGCCCGCCTGAGGCGCTGAAGGCGGCGCTCGCCGCCGCCGGCCTGCCGGAGGAACGCTTCCGGCCGATGCGGCCGGGCCTGAGCTGGAGCGCGTGA
- a CDS encoding LysE family translocator yields the protein MTFEAWAAFTAATAVLLVIPGPTILLVISYALGQGWRAAFPIAIGVALGDFTAMTLSMLGVGALLATSATVFTALKWLGAAYLVWLGIKLFRAGGRLDAEPRKDAAPAWKMLGHAWLVTALNPKSITFFVAFLPQFLDPKGDFGMQMLIFEATFVGLAFANAMGYALVASRARAMVGSPRAIGLFNKAGGTLLIGAGVATVAIRSGNN from the coding sequence ATGACCTTCGAAGCCTGGGCCGCCTTCACCGCCGCCACCGCCGTCCTGCTGGTCATCCCCGGACCGACCATCCTGCTCGTCATCTCCTATGCGCTCGGCCAGGGCTGGCGCGCCGCCTTTCCCATCGCCATCGGCGTGGCGCTCGGGGATTTCACGGCGATGACCTTGTCCATGCTCGGCGTCGGCGCCCTGCTCGCCACCTCGGCAACGGTCTTCACCGCGCTGAAATGGCTGGGCGCGGCCTATCTCGTCTGGCTCGGCATCAAGCTGTTCCGCGCCGGTGGCAGGCTGGATGCCGAGCCGCGCAAGGACGCCGCCCCGGCCTGGAAGATGCTCGGCCATGCCTGGCTGGTGACGGCGCTCAACCCCAAGAGCATCACCTTCTTCGTCGCCTTCCTGCCCCAGTTCCTCGATCCGAAGGGCGATTTCGGCATGCAGATGCTGATCTTCGAGGCGACCTTCGTCGGGCTCGCCTTCGCCAATGCCATGGGCTACGCGCTCGTCGCCTCGCGGGCGCGCGCCATGGTCGGCAGCCCGCGCGCGATCGGGCTCTTCAACAAGGCGGGCGGCACGCTGCTGATCGGCGCCGGCGTCGCCACGGTCGCGATCCGCTCGGGCAACAACTGA
- a CDS encoding CAP domain-containing protein: MKNALVLALAATLLAGCAGEPRREGALDPRMVEKLNAVTLDPAEAGRILNAYRAGHGLGPLRPDPRLMAMAQRQADAMVKANALSHDAGGSFTARVEAAGIDSAHVAENLGGGYFSTAEAFDGWRKSPGHDANLRLPNATRYGIALSKDPRTSYRAWWVLTVAAEPEIRREMAAEGAGPIVGFGNDPRPAR, encoded by the coding sequence ATGAAGAACGCCCTCGTCCTCGCGCTCGCCGCCACCCTCCTCGCCGGCTGCGCCGGTGAGCCGCGCCGGGAAGGCGCGCTCGATCCGCGCATGGTCGAGAAGCTCAACGCCGTCACGCTCGATCCGGCCGAGGCCGGGCGCATCCTCAACGCCTATCGCGCCGGCCACGGACTCGGCCCCTTGAGGCCCGACCCACGGCTGATGGCGATGGCGCAGCGCCAGGCCGATGCGATGGTCAAGGCCAATGCGCTCTCGCATGATGCCGGCGGCTCGTTCACCGCGCGCGTGGAGGCCGCCGGCATCGATTCGGCCCATGTCGCGGAGAATCTCGGCGGCGGCTATTTCTCCACCGCCGAGGCTTTCGACGGCTGGCGCAAATCGCCCGGCCACGACGCCAACCTGCGGCTGCCGAACGCGACGCGCTACGGCATCGCCCTCTCCAAGGACCCGCGCACCAGCTACCGCGCCTGGTGGGTGCTCACCGTCGCGGCCGAGCCGGAGATCCGCCGCGAGATGGCGGCGGAGGGCGCCGGCCCGATCGTCGGGTTCGGCAACGATCCGCGCCCGGCGCGGTAG
- the ffh gene encoding signal recognition particle protein, whose protein sequence is MFGTLSDRLSSILSGLTRRGSLTEEDVNAALREVRRALLEADVALEVVRSFTDKVRARAVGAEVLKSVTPGQQVIKIVNDVLIETLGGEGESIGFDAVPPVPILMVGLQGSGKTTSTAKIAKRLTDRNRKKVLMASLDTRRPAAMEQLAVLGQQVNVQTLPIVAGQSAVQIARRAIEAARLGGYDVVMLDTAGRVTLDDTLMEEVAQVKAATGPHEVLLVADALTGQDAVNTARAFDARVGLTGIVLTRMDGDSRGGAALSMRAVTGKPIKLVGTGEKVDELDDFHPSRVANRILGMGDIVSLVEKAAQTVDADKAQALAQRLAKGNFDLDDLRMQLQQMEKMGGFGGVMGLLPGMAQMKNQLAAAKVDDKMIARQVAIINSMTPAERRNPDLLKNSRKKRIAAGSGTSPEAINKLLKMHRGMADMMKAMKKQKGGMLGKLGGMFGLGGGMGAGLPAGMPDPSQMDPAQLEALQKQLGAGGGLPQLPPGGFPGLPKGVTPPAGMMPKLPGLGGGLPGLGGPFGKKK, encoded by the coding sequence ATGTTCGGCACGCTGAGCGACAGGCTCTCCAGCATCCTCTCGGGGCTGACCCGCAGGGGGTCGCTGACCGAGGAGGACGTCAACGCCGCGCTGCGCGAGGTGCGCCGCGCGCTGCTCGAGGCCGACGTCGCGCTCGAGGTCGTGCGCTCCTTTACCGACAAGGTGCGCGCGCGCGCCGTCGGCGCCGAGGTGCTGAAATCGGTCACGCCCGGCCAGCAGGTCATCAAGATCGTCAACGACGTCCTGATCGAGACACTGGGCGGCGAGGGCGAGAGCATCGGCTTCGACGCCGTGCCGCCGGTGCCGATCCTGATGGTGGGTCTGCAGGGCTCGGGCAAGACGACGTCGACCGCGAAGATCGCCAAGCGCCTGACCGACCGGAACAGGAAAAAGGTCCTGATGGCGTCGCTCGACACGCGGCGCCCGGCCGCCATGGAACAGCTCGCGGTGCTGGGCCAGCAGGTTAACGTGCAGACGCTGCCGATCGTCGCCGGCCAGTCGGCCGTGCAGATCGCCAGGCGCGCGATCGAGGCGGCGCGTCTCGGCGGCTACGACGTCGTCATGCTCGATACCGCCGGCCGCGTCACGCTCGACGACACGCTGATGGAAGAGGTCGCGCAGGTGAAGGCCGCGACCGGCCCGCACGAGGTGCTGCTCGTCGCCGACGCGCTGACCGGCCAGGACGCGGTCAACACGGCGCGCGCCTTCGATGCCCGCGTCGGCCTCACCGGCATCGTCTTGACCCGCATGGACGGCGATTCGCGCGGTGGTGCTGCGCTCTCGATGCGCGCCGTCACCGGCAAGCCGATCAAGCTCGTCGGCACCGGCGAGAAGGTCGACGAGCTCGACGATTTCCATCCCTCGCGCGTCGCCAACCGCATCCTCGGCATGGGCGACATCGTCTCGCTCGTCGAGAAGGCGGCGCAGACGGTCGATGCCGACAAGGCGCAGGCGCTGGCGCAGCGCCTCGCCAAGGGCAATTTCGACCTCGACGATTTGCGTATGCAGCTCCAGCAGATGGAGAAGATGGGCGGCTTCGGCGGCGTGATGGGCTTGCTGCCCGGCATGGCGCAGATGAAGAACCAGCTCGCCGCCGCCAAGGTCGACGACAAGATGATCGCCCGTCAGGTCGCGATCATCAACTCGATGACCCCGGCCGAGCGCAGGAACCCCGACCTGCTCAAGAACAGCCGCAAGAAGCGCATCGCCGCCGGCTCCGGCACCTCGCCGGAGGCGATCAACAAGCTCCTCAAGATGCATCGCGGCATGGCCGACATGATGAAGGCCATGAAGAAGCAGAAGGGCGGCATGCTCGGCAAGCTCGGCGGCATGTTCGGGCTCGGCGGCGGCATGGGCGCTGGATTGCCGGCCGGCATGCCCGATCCGTCGCAGATGGACCCTGCCCAGCTCGAAGCCCTGCAGAAGCAGCTCGGCGCCGGCGGCGGACTGCCCCAGTTGCCGCCGGGCGGTTTTCCGGGATTGCCCAAGGGCGTCACCCCGCCGGCCGGGATGATGCCGAAGCTGCCGGGACTGGGCGGCGGGCTGCCCGGGCTCGGCGGACCGTTCGGCAAGAAGAAATAG
- the rpsP gene encoding 30S ribosomal protein S16, translating to MSLKIRLTRGGAKKRPYYRIVVADSRSPRDGRFIEKIGSYDPMKAKDAADRVVIDAEKVQAWLAKGAQPTDRVLRFLDAAGLAKRPARNNPNKAVPGEKAKERAEKRAEKAAAPAAEAAAEA from the coding sequence ATGTCCCTCAAGATCCGCCTGACCCGCGGCGGCGCCAAGAAGCGCCCCTATTACCGCATCGTCGTCGCCGATTCGCGTTCGCCGCGCGATGGCCGCTTCATCGAGAAGATCGGCTCCTATGACCCGATGAAGGCCAAGGACGCCGCCGACCGCGTCGTGATCGACGCCGAGAAGGTCCAGGCCTGGCTCGCCAAGGGCGCCCAGCCGACCGACCGCGTGCTGCGCTTCCTCGACGCCGCCGGCCTCGCCAAGCGCCCGGCCCGCAACAACCCGAACAAGGCCGTTCCGGGCGAGAAGGCCAAGGAGCGCGCCGAGAAGAGGGCCGAGAAGGCCGCTGCCCCGGCCGCCGAAGCCGCCGCCGAGGCGTGA
- the rimM gene encoding ribosome maturation factor RimM (Essential for efficient processing of 16S rRNA) — protein sequence MSEENLILLGIVGAPHGVRGEVRIKTFTGDPLAIADYGPLSDGKGRSFAIAAIRPAKEVVVARIEGVTTREGAQALNGTELFVARDKLSVSEDEDEFLQADLIGCAVAGPEGAVLGTVTAIENYGAGDLLDIATPDGRSVLMPFTRAFVPRIDIAARRIEAEPPLGLFEPDDDER from the coding sequence ATGTCTGAGGAAAACCTCATCCTCCTCGGCATCGTCGGCGCGCCGCATGGCGTGCGCGGCGAGGTCAGGATCAAGACCTTCACCGGTGACCCGCTGGCGATCGCCGATTACGGCCCGCTCAGCGACGGCAAGGGCCGCAGCTTCGCGATCGCGGCCATCCGCCCCGCCAAGGAGGTCGTGGTGGCCCGCATCGAGGGCGTCACCACGCGCGAGGGGGCGCAGGCGCTGAACGGCACCGAGCTTTTCGTCGCTCGCGACAAGCTCTCCGTGAGCGAGGACGAGGACGAGTTCCTCCAGGCCGACCTGATCGGCTGCGCGGTGGCCGGGCCGGAGGGGGCGGTGCTCGGCACCGTGACCGCGATCGAGAACTACGGTGCAGGCGACCTGCTCGACATCGCGACGCCGGACGGGCGCTCCGTCCTGATGCCTTTCACCCGGGCCTTCGTGCCGCGCATCGACATCGCCGCGCGCCGGATCGAGGCCGAACCGCCGCTGGGATTGTTCGAGCCCGACGATGATGAACGATAG
- a CDS encoding HAD family phosphatase, translated as MMNDRPARALIFDMDGTIVDNMRFHDDAWESWHLGHALPFDRATFAARTAGMAGNEIISAYFPKAAIAELDALSDAKEALYRQAYRPHVAPSPGFLDLIARAEAAGVPMAVGTAAPPANIEVVLDTLALRARFATIVAPSQGFRGKPHPDMFLAAAERMKVDPADCIVFEDAPLGVEAARRAGMRAVALLTMLGADGFAAYDNLIASVRDFTALDGLPALRFA; from the coding sequence ATGATGAACGATAGACCCGCCCGCGCCCTGATCTTCGACATGGACGGCACCATCGTCGACAATATGCGCTTCCACGACGATGCCTGGGAAAGCTGGCATCTCGGCCACGCGCTGCCGTTCGACCGCGCGACCTTCGCCGCGCGCACCGCCGGCATGGCCGGCAACGAGATCATCTCCGCCTATTTCCCGAAGGCGGCGATCGCCGAGCTCGATGCGTTGAGCGACGCCAAGGAAGCGCTCTACCGGCAAGCCTACCGGCCGCATGTCGCGCCAAGCCCGGGTTTCCTCGACCTGATCGCGCGCGCGGAAGCCGCGGGCGTGCCGATGGCGGTGGGCACCGCCGCGCCCCCGGCCAATATCGAGGTGGTGCTGGACACGCTGGCCTTGCGCGCGCGTTTCGCCACCATCGTCGCGCCGAGCCAGGGTTTTCGCGGCAAGCCGCATCCCGACATGTTCCTGGCCGCGGCGGAGCGGATGAAGGTCGATCCCGCCGATTGCATCGTCTTCGAGGATGCGCCGCTGGGCGTCGAGGCGGCGCGCCGGGCCGGGATGCGGGCCGTGGCGCTGCTCACCATGCTCGGTGCGGATGGTTTTGCGGCTTACGACAACCTGATCGCCTCGGTGCGCGATTTCACGGCACTGGACGGGTTGCCGGCGCTGCGCTTTGCTTGA
- the trmD gene encoding tRNA (guanosine(37)-N1)-methyltransferase TrmD encodes MPFSATILTLYPEMFPGPLGFSLAGEGLRKGLWSLDTHQIREHGIGRHRNVDDNPAGGGAGMVLRCDVLAAAIDAAVPAGDPRPRLLMSPRGRPLRQAQVRDWAAGPGLVIVCGRFEGVDERVIEGRGLIEVSIGDYILSGGEMAALTLLDACVRLIPGVMGKVASGEEESFENGLLEYPHYTRPREWEGRGLPEALLSGDHARIAAWRREQAEKITRERRPDLLAGRDQG; translated from the coding sequence ATGCCCTTCAGCGCCACGATCCTGACGCTCTATCCGGAGATGTTTCCGGGGCCGCTCGGCTTCTCGCTGGCCGGCGAGGGGCTGCGCAAGGGGCTGTGGTCGCTCGACACCCACCAGATCCGAGAGCACGGCATCGGCCGCCACCGCAATGTCGACGACAACCCGGCCGGCGGCGGGGCCGGCATGGTGCTGCGCTGCGACGTGCTGGCGGCGGCGATCGACGCGGCGGTTCCGGCCGGTGATCCGCGGCCGCGCCTGCTGATGTCGCCGCGCGGGCGCCCGCTCAGGCAGGCGCAGGTCCGCGACTGGGCGGCGGGCCCCGGCCTCGTCATCGTCTGCGGCCGCTTCGAGGGGGTCGACGAGCGGGTGATCGAGGGGCGGGGCCTGATCGAGGTCTCGATCGGCGACTACATCCTCTCCGGCGGCGAGATGGCGGCGCTGACGCTGCTCGACGCCTGCGTGCGGCTGATCCCCGGCGTGATGGGCAAGGTGGCGTCGGGCGAGGAGGAGAGCTTCGAGAACGGGCTGCTCGAATATCCGCACTACACGCGGCCCCGCGAATGGGAGGGGCGCGGCCTGCCGGAGGCGCTGCTTTCCGGTGACCATGCCCGCATCGCGGCCTGGCGGCGCGAGCAGGCGGAGAAGATCACGCGGGAGCGGCGGCCGGACCTGCTCGCGGGGCGCGATCAGGGGTAG
- a CDS encoding rhodanese-like domain-containing protein, which produces MAGARTRRALLAGSLALPASFVFGQTAAIPAREAHEAVQARRILLIDIRSALEWADTGLPQGAVPLDIDASAFEVRLAGLRLDNPGKPIVLIDRTGAQGLAVAQKLAGRGWRDLRAVRGGVLGPGGWLAQKLPVAGYP; this is translated from the coding sequence ATGGCGGGCGCCAGGACGCGGCGCGCCCTTCTGGCAGGGAGCCTCGCGCTCCCGGCCTCTTTCGTTTTCGGGCAGACGGCGGCGATCCCGGCCCGCGAGGCCCATGAGGCGGTGCAGGCCAGACGCATCCTGCTGATCGACATCCGCAGCGCCCTGGAATGGGCCGATACCGGCCTGCCGCAAGGCGCCGTGCCGCTCGATATCGACGCAAGCGCTTTCGAAGTCCGCCTCGCCGGGCTTCGCCTCGACAATCCCGGCAAGCCCATCGTCCTGATCGACCGCACGGGCGCGCAAGGCCTCGCGGTGGCGCAGAAGCTCGCCGGGCGCGGCTGGCGCGATCTCAGGGCGGTGCGGGGCGGCGTGCTCGGGCCGGGCGGCTGGCTGGCACAGAAGCTGCCGGTCGCGGGCTACCCCTGA
- a CDS encoding pyridoxal phosphate-dependent aminotransferase, whose protein sequence is MAFLADALKRVKPSATITITQKARDLKAQGRDVISLSVGEPDFDTPDNIKEAAIAAIRRGETKYTPVSGIPQLREAVARKFKRENGLDYKPAQTIVSTGGKHVIYNALLATLNPGDEVICVSPYWVSYPEMVALCGGTATFAETYLKNDFKLQPEDLEKAITPRTKWVILNSPSNPSGAAYSHAEMKKLTDVLLRHPHVWILTDDMYEHLVYGDFTFVTPAQVEPALYERTLTMNGVSKSYAMTGWRIGYAAGPEHLIKAMDLVQGQQTSGTSAISQWAAVEALDGPQDHLPVFKKAFERRRDLVVSMLNQTRGLKCPVPEGAFYVYPDCSELIGKTMPNGRTIETDEDLVIGLLEAEAVAAVHGSSFGLGPNFRISYATSDEKLEEACRRIQRFCAELR, encoded by the coding sequence ATGGCCTTTCTTGCCGATGCCCTGAAGCGCGTGAAGCCCTCCGCGACCATCACGATCACGCAGAAGGCCCGCGACCTGAAAGCCCAGGGCAGGGACGTGATCTCGCTCTCCGTCGGCGAGCCCGATTTCGATACGCCGGACAACATCAAGGAAGCGGCCATCGCCGCCATCCGCCGCGGCGAGACCAAGTACACCCCCGTCTCCGGCATTCCGCAGCTGCGCGAGGCCGTCGCCCGCAAGTTCAAGCGCGAGAACGGGCTCGACTACAAGCCCGCCCAGACCATCGTCTCGACCGGCGGCAAGCACGTCATCTACAATGCGCTGCTCGCAACGCTGAATCCGGGCGACGAGGTCATCTGCGTCTCGCCCTACTGGGTCAGCTATCCCGAGATGGTGGCGCTCTGCGGCGGCACGGCGACCTTCGCCGAGACCTATCTGAAGAACGACTTCAAGCTCCAGCCGGAAGACCTCGAGAAGGCGATCACGCCCAGGACCAAATGGGTGATCCTGAACTCGCCCTCGAACCCCTCGGGCGCCGCCTACAGCCACGCCGAGATGAAGAAGCTCACCGATGTGCTGCTGCGCCATCCCCATGTCTGGATCCTGACAGACGACATGTACGAGCACCTCGTCTATGGCGACTTCACCTTCGTCACCCCGGCGCAGGTCGAGCCCGCCCTCTACGAGCGCACGCTGACCATGAACGGCGTCTCGAAATCCTATGCCATGACCGGCTGGCGCATCGGCTACGCCGCCGGGCCCGAGCACCTGATCAAGGCGATGGACCTGGTCCAGGGCCAGCAGACCTCGGGCACCTCGGCGATCTCGCAATGGGCCGCGGTCGAGGCGCTGGACGGCCCGCAGGACCATCTGCCGGTGTTCAAGAAGGCGTTCGAGCGCCGCCGCGACCTCGTCGTCTCGATGCTGAACCAGACGCGGGGCCTGAAATGCCCGGTGCCGGAAGGCGCCTTCTACGTCTATCCGGACTGCTCGGAGCTGATCGGCAAGACCATGCCGAACGGCAGGACCATCGAGACCGACGAGGACCTCGTCATCGGCCTGCTCGAAGCGGAGGCGGTCGCGGCCGTGCACGGCTCCTCCTTCGGGCTCGGCCCGAACTTCCGCATCTCCTACGCGACTTCCGACGAGAAGCTGGAGGAAGCCTGCCGCCGCATCCAGCGCTTCTGCGCCGAGCTGCGCTGA
- a CDS encoding PQQ-dependent sugar dehydrogenase: protein MLRWRWAGLLGMVLALAGAALPAAAQKRFPSSAGALAVETVASGLTHPWGLAFLPDGRMLVSERPGRLRIVGADGALSRPIAGVPAVVARGQGGLLGLALDPAFAQNRLVYFSFSEPRQGGNGTSVARGRLDEEGTALSGVETIFRQMPAVDSNMHFGSRLVFDRTGALFVTLGDRFSQRAEAQNPANHIGKVVRIRPDGTLPADNPRKQGWAPEVWSIGHRNVQGAALHPESGQLWTAEHAARGGDEINTPRAGLNYGWPVITYGVDYSGAKIGEGTAKPGMEQPLFYWDPSIAPSGAAFYTGPAWPAWKNSLFVGALAGKMLVRLSTEGGKVTGEERLLTDLGLRIRDVVQGPDGFLYLVSDEDDGKILRVRPAG from the coding sequence ATGCTGCGGTGGAGATGGGCGGGGTTGCTCGGGATGGTGCTGGCGCTCGCGGGCGCGGCACTGCCGGCGGCGGCGCAGAAGCGCTTTCCCTCGAGCGCGGGGGCGCTTGCGGTCGAGACAGTGGCGAGCGGGCTTACGCATCCCTGGGGCCTCGCCTTCCTGCCGGACGGGCGCATGCTGGTCAGCGAGCGGCCCGGCCGGCTGCGGATCGTCGGGGCGGACGGCGCCCTGTCGCGGCCGATCGCCGGCGTTCCGGCCGTGGTGGCGCGCGGGCAGGGCGGCCTGCTCGGCCTCGCGCTCGATCCGGCCTTCGCGCAGAACCGCCTGGTCTATTTCTCCTTCTCCGAACCGCGCCAGGGCGGCAACGGCACCAGCGTCGCGCGCGGCCGCCTCGACGAGGAAGGCACGGCGCTGAGCGGGGTCGAGACGATCTTCCGGCAGATGCCGGCGGTCGACTCCAACATGCATTTCGGCTCGCGCCTGGTCTTCGACCGGACGGGAGCGCTCTTCGTCACGCTGGGCGACCGCTTCAGCCAGCGCGCCGAGGCGCAGAATCCGGCCAACCACATCGGCAAGGTCGTCCGCATCCGGCCGGACGGCACGCTTCCGGCCGACAATCCGAGGAAGCAGGGCTGGGCGCCGGAGGTCTGGTCGATCGGCCATCGCAACGTCCAGGGCGCCGCGCTGCATCCCGAGAGCGGGCAGCTCTGGACCGCGGAGCACGCGGCGCGCGGCGGCGACGAGATCAACACGCCCCGGGCCGGGCTGAACTATGGCTGGCCGGTCATCACCTATGGCGTCGATTATTCCGGGGCCAAGATCGGGGAGGGCACGGCGAAGCCCGGCATGGAGCAGCCGCTGTTCTACTGGGACCCTTCGATCGCGCCCTCCGGCGCCGCCTTCTATACGGGCCCGGCCTGGCCGGCCTGGAAGAACTCGCTCTTCGTCGGCGCGCTCGCGGGTAAGATGCTGGTCAGGCTCTCGACCGAGGGCGGCAAGGTGACGGGCGAGGAGCGCCTGCTGACCGATCTCGGCCTGCGTATCCGCGACGTCGTGCAGGGGCCGGACGGCTTCCTCTACCTCGTCAGCGACGAGGACGACGGCAAGATCTTGCGGGTGCGGCCAGCTGGCTAG
- a CDS encoding DMT family protein: MPPLTLAHILPIVMLIGSNVFMTFAWYGHLGYRSAALWLVILASWAIALPEYMLAVPANRLGASVYSTAELKTMQEVITLVVFAGFSVFWLKQSLTLNHAAGFALIAAGAFLIFHAKG, encoded by the coding sequence ATGCCCCCGCTCACACTGGCCCATATCCTGCCGATCGTCATGCTCATCGGCTCGAACGTCTTCATGACCTTCGCCTGGTACGGGCATCTCGGCTACAGGAGCGCGGCGCTCTGGCTCGTCATCCTCGCGAGCTGGGCGATCGCCCTGCCGGAATACATGCTGGCGGTCCCCGCCAACCGCCTGGGCGCCTCGGTCTATTCCACCGCCGAGCTCAAGACGATGCAGGAGGTGATCACGCTCGTCGTCTTCGCCGGCTTCTCGGTGTTCTGGCTGAAGCAATCCCTCACCTTAAACCATGCGGCGGGCTTTGCCCTGATCGCGGCCGGCGCCTTCCTGATCTTCCACGCCAAGGGCTGA
- a CDS encoding SemiSWEET family sugar transporter has translation MSLPVELTGFAAAALTSLCWLPQTWRTLRTRDTRAISLWTQALLACGVLLWLAYGIQIQSWPVIAANALTLVLVLAIIAMKLRFG, from the coding sequence TTGTCCCTCCCCGTCGAACTCACCGGCTTCGCCGCCGCCGCGCTGACCAGCCTGTGCTGGCTGCCACAGACCTGGCGCACGCTGCGCACCCGCGACACCCGCGCAATCTCGCTGTGGACGCAAGCCCTCCTCGCCTGCGGCGTGCTGCTGTGGCTGGCCTACGGCATCCAGATCCAGTCCTGGCCGGTGATCGCCGCCAATGCGCTGACCCTCGTGCTCGTCCTCGCCATCATCGCCATGAAGCTGCGCTTCGGTTGA